A genomic stretch from Aerococcaceae bacterium zg-1292 includes:
- a CDS encoding TIM barrel protein has product MSIKTAVSLYSLQDEFMNRRMSLEDIMEFLDELGVDGFEILPDQMLHATPNPSEETLAEWDRIMAKTKAKPVVADVFLNTNLYKNRTLTKRECIDLLIDEIKLANRLGFKMIRLVSMIPAFVIEPLLPYCKQYDVTIALEIHAGMSFNEPETAEFIHEMKRVNSPFVGLVVDTGIFCDRIPRVFNEFNKQVLGVNPDIIDYFDGLFEKGLDGTHAFDDNHQFQPELALMVQPKDMPYVMLADGYENTQLEVMDDLIPYIKHFHFKLWEMTEEGVEYSIDYKRILKYLYDKGYDGYVATEYEGNRWILPGNPMIEKEQVASHQKLLREIIAEIEGDKKYV; this is encoded by the coding sequence ATGAGTATAAAAACAGCAGTAAGTCTATATAGCTTACAAGATGAATTCATGAATAGACGTATGTCACTAGAAGATATAATGGAATTTCTTGATGAGTTAGGAGTAGATGGATTTGAAATTTTACCGGATCAGATGCTCCATGCGACCCCTAACCCTAGTGAAGAAACTTTAGCAGAGTGGGATCGTATTATGGCAAAAACAAAAGCGAAACCTGTAGTTGCAGATGTTTTTCTAAACACTAATCTATATAAAAATAGAACCTTAACCAAGAGAGAATGTATAGACTTACTAATTGATGAAATCAAATTGGCTAATCGCCTTGGATTCAAAATGATTCGTTTAGTTTCAATGATTCCGGCGTTCGTTATTGAACCTCTTCTTCCTTATTGTAAGCAATATGACGTGACAATCGCACTTGAAATACATGCTGGAATGAGTTTTAATGAACCGGAAACAGCTGAGTTCATACACGAGATGAAGCGTGTTAACTCACCGTTTGTTGGTTTGGTAGTTGATACAGGGATTTTTTGTGATAGAATCCCACGTGTGTTTAATGAATTTAATAAACAAGTTCTTGGTGTTAATCCAGATATTATTGATTATTTTGATGGATTATTTGAAAAGGGACTTGATGGAACACATGCGTTTGATGATAATCATCAATTTCAACCGGAACTAGCGTTAATGGTGCAACCAAAAGACATGCCGTATGTTATGCTGGCTGATGGTTATGAAAATACACAACTTGAGGTAATGGATGATTTAATACCTTATATTAAGCATTTTCATTTTAAATTGTGGGAAATGACTGAAGAAGGTGTAGAGTATTCAATAGATTATAAGCGTATTCTTAAATATTTATATGACAAAGGCTATGATGGATATGTTGCAACTGAGTATGAGGGGAATCGTTGGATATTGCCAGGTAATCCAATGATAGAAAAAGAACAAGTAGCTTCACATCAAAAACTATTGCGTGAAATAATTGCTGAGATTGAGGGAGATAAGAAGTATGTTTGA
- a CDS encoding sugar phosphate isomerase/epimerase, with the protein MKLGIVSAILDKSDFFELVDVAAENGLDCVEVACWPKGKANRRYAGVTHIDVENLNFKKANELKNYANSKGIEISSLAYYPNLLDEDLEKRQEVIEHLYKVIDASRLMDVNLVTTFIGRMPSKSVTDNLSEVVKVWTPILTYARDKGVKIAIENCPMLFTEDEWPGGQNLFTTPAIWRRIFEVLPFENLGINYDPSHFVWQQIDYIKPLYEFKDKIFHVHYKDIKVYADKLNDVGVMATPLEYMSPKLPGFGDVDWGKYVSALTDIGYTGHTCIEVEDKAFEETYTDVKKSITLSTKYLRNFVI; encoded by the coding sequence ATGAAACTTGGAATTGTGTCAGCTATTTTGGATAAATCAGATTTTTTTGAATTAGTTGATGTAGCTGCTGAAAATGGTTTGGATTGTGTGGAAGTTGCTTGTTGGCCGAAAGGGAAAGCGAATCGGCGATATGCTGGAGTTACACATATAGATGTTGAAAATTTAAATTTTAAAAAAGCAAATGAACTTAAAAATTATGCAAATAGTAAAGGAATTGAAATTTCGTCTTTAGCATATTATCCTAATCTACTCGATGAAGATTTAGAAAAACGTCAAGAGGTCATTGAACATTTATACAAAGTTATAGATGCTTCAAGACTAATGGATGTTAATTTAGTGACAACATTTATCGGTCGTATGCCGAGTAAATCAGTTACGGATAATCTTTCAGAAGTTGTTAAAGTATGGACTCCGATTTTAACATATGCAAGAGACAAAGGTGTTAAAATAGCAATTGAAAATTGCCCAATGCTTTTCACGGAGGATGAGTGGCCGGGTGGACAGAATCTTTTTACAACACCCGCTATTTGGAGACGTATCTTTGAAGTATTACCATTTGAAAATTTAGGTATAAACTATGATCCTTCTCATTTCGTATGGCAACAAATTGATTATATTAAACCATTGTATGAATTTAAAGATAAAATTTTTCACGTGCATTATAAAGATATCAAAGTCTATGCTGATAAACTTAATGATGTTGGAGTTATGGCTACTCCACTTGAATATATGAGTCCAAAATTACCAGGTTTTGGTGATGTTGATTGGGGTAAATATGTTTCGGCACTTACAGATATTGGCTATACTGGTCATACTTGTATTGAAGTTGAAGATAAGGCTTTTGAAGAAACATATACTGATGTTAAAAAATCAATTACATTGAGTACTAAATATTTAAGAAATTTTGTGATTTAG
- a CDS encoding Gfo/Idh/MocA family oxidoreductase → MTENKLHFGIIGFGFMGQTHAKMITNELDYAKLVAVCDINKLQLENATGQYETYLAADDLLRNDVIDTVIIAVPNHLHLEMVKKVAAAGKNIICEKPAAMNAQEFEEMLKVTREAGVHFTIHHQRRWDKDFNIAKEIYQSGTLGKTYTIQSSLYGFNGNMHDWHIYPEFGGGMLYDWGIHLLDQILFMVESKIESVYATVKNVINKDVDDYFNIQLQFENGVTGQIELGTYFLSNEEGWFERHWFLGGDEGSAKIDGFHPHGEITRTTELLRNVPGKITMTAAGPTRSFGPAPEGRIITERLPEVNTQHRDFFDTYYEYVSGKRDLVVKPEEILRLMKLMDSIRISAKEHQSVSFE, encoded by the coding sequence ATGACAGAGAACAAATTACATTTTGGAATAATTGGATTTGGCTTTATGGGACAAACTCATGCGAAGATGATTACCAATGAATTGGATTATGCGAAACTTGTAGCTGTCTGTGACATCAACAAATTACAACTTGAAAACGCAACAGGACAATATGAAACATATCTAGCAGCAGATGATTTATTGAGAAATGATGTGATTGATACTGTAATTATCGCAGTTCCAAATCATTTGCATTTAGAAATGGTCAAAAAAGTAGCAGCGGCTGGTAAAAATATAATCTGTGAAAAACCCGCAGCTATGAATGCACAAGAGTTTGAAGAAATGCTAAAAGTAACAAGAGAAGCAGGAGTACATTTTACAATTCATCATCAGCGACGTTGGGATAAAGATTTTAATATTGCTAAGGAAATATATCAGAGTGGAACGCTAGGGAAAACATATACCATCCAAAGTAGTCTATATGGTTTTAATGGAAACATGCATGATTGGCATATTTATCCAGAGTTTGGAGGGGGGATGTTATACGATTGGGGAATTCATTTGCTAGATCAAATACTATTTATGGTGGAAAGTAAAATTGAATCGGTATATGCAACAGTAAAAAATGTAATTAATAAAGATGTGGATGATTATTTTAATATTCAACTGCAATTTGAAAATGGAGTTACAGGACAAATTGAACTAGGAACATATTTTTTAAGTAATGAAGAGGGATGGTTTGAACGTCATTGGTTCTTAGGTGGTGATGAAGGTTCAGCAAAAATTGATGGTTTTCATCCACATGGTGAAATCACTCGAACTACAGAATTATTGCGCAATGTTCCGGGCAAAATTACTATGACTGCCGCTGGTCCAACACGTTCATTCGGTCCAGCACCAGAGGGGCGCATTATCACCGAACGTTTACCTGAAGTAAATACTCAGCATCGTGATTTTTTTGATACATATTATGAATATGTAAGTGGAAAACGTGATCTAGTAGTGAAGCCAGAGGAAATTTTACGTTTGATGAAACTTATGGATTCAATACGTATTTCAGCTAAAGAACACCAAAGTGTTTCTTTTGAATAA
- a CDS encoding Gfo/Idh/MocA family oxidoreductase → MSKLKFGVIGCGGIANSKHFPALKKLSDKLEIVAFCDVIEERAIKAAEEYGVKGAIVTTDYRDIANYPDIDVIHVLTPNVSHSEITVASLEGGKHVMCEKPMAINYEEAKAMLDAAKRTGKKLTIGYQNRFRSDSLATKEACEAGELGEIYFAKAHAIRRKGVPTWGVFPDKSKQGGGPLIDIGTHALDLTLWYMDNYEPAMVLGSTYQKLKDNPMGNMFGSWDPNSFETEDSAFGLIKMKNGATIFLEAAWALNMINPKEAQVTLCGDKGGAEMFGAAFMDQGYVVFNRAAHGQLEEIKPSETGGVFGFAGASLEQRDAEAQQWIDSILNDKEPLVKPEQALIVTRILEAIYKSAETGQAVVFDD, encoded by the coding sequence ATGTCTAAGTTAAAATTTGGTGTTATCGGGTGTGGCGGTATCGCTAACAGCAAACATTTTCCAGCTTTGAAAAAACTATCAGATAAACTAGAGATAGTTGCTTTTTGTGATGTAATTGAAGAACGTGCAATTAAGGCTGCGGAGGAATATGGTGTTAAAGGGGCAATCGTAACAACAGATTATCGTGATATAGCTAATTATCCTGATATAGATGTTATACATGTATTAACGCCTAACGTTTCACATTCAGAAATTACTGTAGCATCTTTAGAAGGTGGCAAACATGTTATGTGTGAAAAACCAATGGCTATTAATTATGAAGAAGCTAAAGCAATGCTTGATGCGGCTAAGCGAACAGGAAAAAAATTAACAATTGGTTATCAGAATCGTTTCCGTTCTGATTCATTAGCAACTAAAGAAGCTTGTGAAGCTGGGGAACTAGGTGAAATATATTTTGCTAAAGCGCATGCTATTCGCCGTAAAGGTGTTCCTACTTGGGGGGTTTTTCCAGATAAATCCAAACAAGGCGGTGGACCACTTATTGATATCGGAACACATGCACTTGATCTTACACTTTGGTATATGGATAATTATGAGCCTGCTATGGTTCTTGGCTCAACTTATCAAAAATTGAAAGATAATCCAATGGGGAATATGTTTGGTTCATGGGATCCTAATTCATTCGAAACTGAAGATTCCGCTTTTGGTCTTATCAAAATGAAAAATGGAGCTACAATATTTTTGGAAGCTGCGTGGGCTCTTAATATGATTAATCCTAAAGAAGCACAAGTTACTCTTTGTGGTGATAAGGGTGGCGCGGAAATGTTTGGAGCTGCTTTTATGGATCAGGGGTATGTAGTATTTAATAGAGCGGCACATGGTCAATTAGAAGAAATAAAACCCTCAGAAACTGGTGGAGTTTTCGGTTTTGCAGGGGCTAGTCTTGAGCAACGCGATGCAGAAGCACAACAGTGGATAGATTCTATTTTGAATGACAAAGAACCATTAGTAAAGCCAGAACAAGCGCTTATTGTTACTCGTATTCTAGAAGCGATATATAAATCAGCTGAAACTGGTCAGGCTGTAGTATTTGACGATTAG
- a CDS encoding helix-turn-helix transcriptional regulator: MIYTLYPSPYARALPLQVVLLGSNHSQERVYRPLGLTFYQCFFCRNGMGEFIIDGKRQIIREGEGFLIFPGCQHEYEAISNNWKLDFIGFTGPLSRILLEQLGMTESAAYHFYEKDILGGMLDQIIIHYENYPEDEIGISSRCYELLLSVTSLTSSLLSKEVYENSSVVHEVIGYIEKNFKKNINLDDIANACNYSKPHLCSQFKAEMKETINNFLTNFRVNKAKIDLMQNPTKKVYEIAKECGYHDTSYFCKVFRDRVGQTPDEYRKSKRYY; this comes from the coding sequence ATGATTTATACGCTTTATCCATCTCCATATGCAAGGGCATTACCTTTGCAGGTTGTTTTACTTGGAAGTAATCATAGTCAAGAGAGAGTTTATCGACCCTTGGGTCTGACATTTTATCAATGTTTTTTTTGTCGAAACGGTATGGGGGAATTTATTATTGATGGCAAGAGACAAATTATTCGAGAGGGCGAGGGCTTTCTGATATTTCCAGGTTGCCAGCATGAATATGAAGCAATATCTAATAATTGGAAATTAGATTTTATTGGATTTACAGGTCCGTTAAGCCGTATTCTACTAGAACAATTGGGTATGACAGAATCAGCAGCGTATCATTTTTATGAAAAAGATATTTTAGGAGGAATGTTAGATCAAATTATTATTCACTATGAAAATTATCCTGAAGATGAAATTGGAATATCTTCACGATGCTATGAGTTACTACTTTCTGTCACAAGTCTGACTTCTTCGCTGTTAAGTAAAGAAGTATATGAAAATTCATCAGTTGTTCACGAAGTAATAGGTTACATAGAGAAAAATTTTAAAAAAAATATTAATTTAGATGATATTGCTAATGCTTGCAATTACAGTAAGCCCCATTTGTGTTCACAGTTTAAAGCAGAAATGAAAGAAACAATCAATAATTTTTTAACTAATTTCCGTGTAAATAAAGCTAAAATTGATTTGATGCAGAACCCAACTAAAAAAGTTTATGAAATTGCTAAAGAATGTGGTTATCATGACACTAGCTATTTTTGTAAGGTGTTCAGGGATAGAGTAGGGCAGACTCCAGATGAATATCGAAAAAGTAAAAGGTATTATTGA
- a CDS encoding DUF5597 domain-containing protein: MIPEIKTVNKHQTLFVNNKPFFCYAGEVHNSSASNLSYMESAVWPNLKGLNLNTLILPIYWECLEPSPDVFDFSLIDGLIKQARENNMHLILIWFGLWKNAESMYVPSWIKKDSRTYFRAKTINGNKLNSISPFCEAAIKRDSNAFKELMAHIKKIDQDQSTVLMIQVENEIGLLGSDRDYSTLANQAFESAIPASLAEKLNVTGNWRQSFGENAPEFFMAYHYAQAVEFITQSGQAEYPLPCYTNAWLRQYPWSPGTYPSGGPVVETHPIWKATAPSLFTLAPDIYVPYVSQVLDEYTTLNNPLVVPEVRKDSTTASYALYAFANHNAICYSPFGIEEITLPPEEVDIPPLAVMQELNIDPSAFNIRNSATFLSQTYELIENLKPLFLKDSKNRYCFIKRDEYDYGRLISLKNYNALVSFAPRQDSKPIASGGIIELSPDIFVIFGMMATLTFSPKPGENVQVEIIELSKGKFINNEWQKERILNGDEKMRISLPETPSCFLIELYKY; this comes from the coding sequence ATGATTCCAGAAATTAAAACTGTAAACAAACACCAAACATTGTTTGTTAATAATAAGCCATTCTTTTGTTACGCAGGAGAAGTACATAATTCTAGCGCTAGTAATCTATCTTACATGGAGTCAGCAGTTTGGCCTAATTTAAAAGGATTAAATCTTAACACACTAATTTTACCGATATATTGGGAATGTCTTGAGCCTTCCCCTGATGTTTTTGATTTTTCACTTATAGATGGTCTAATTAAACAAGCAAGAGAAAATAATATGCATCTTATATTAATTTGGTTTGGATTATGGAAAAATGCAGAAAGTATGTATGTGCCTTCCTGGATAAAAAAAGACAGTAGAACCTATTTCCGAGCCAAAACCATTAATGGAAACAAACTTAACAGTATTTCGCCATTTTGTGAAGCTGCCATTAAACGTGACAGTAATGCATTTAAAGAACTTATGGCTCATATAAAAAAGATTGATCAAGACCAATCAACTGTCCTAATGATTCAAGTTGAAAATGAAATTGGACTTTTAGGATCAGATCGCGATTATTCCACTCTTGCGAACCAAGCTTTTGAGTCTGCTATCCCTGCTAGTCTAGCAGAAAAACTTAATGTAACAGGGAATTGGCGACAATCATTTGGAGAAAATGCTCCAGAATTTTTCATGGCTTATCATTATGCACAAGCGGTTGAATTCATTACTCAGTCAGGGCAAGCAGAATATCCATTACCTTGTTACACTAATGCATGGTTACGCCAATATCCTTGGTCACCAGGTACATACCCTAGCGGCGGTCCGGTTGTTGAAACTCATCCAATTTGGAAAGCTACTGCCCCTAGTCTCTTTACTCTTGCCCCAGACATATATGTGCCTTATGTTTCTCAAGTTCTTGATGAATATACAACTTTAAATAATCCATTAGTGGTTCCTGAAGTACGTAAAGATTCCACAACCGCATCATATGCACTCTACGCTTTTGCGAATCACAACGCTATCTGTTATTCACCATTCGGAATTGAGGAAATCACGTTGCCACCTGAAGAGGTTGATATACCACCACTAGCCGTTATGCAGGAGTTGAATATCGATCCATCAGCTTTTAATATCAGAAATAGTGCTACATTTCTTTCACAAACTTATGAGTTGATAGAAAATCTTAAACCTTTATTTTTGAAAGATTCTAAAAACAGATATTGCTTCATAAAACGAGATGAATATGATTACGGACGGTTAATCTCTCTTAAAAATTATAATGCACTCGTTTCTTTTGCCCCTCGACAAGATAGTAAGCCAATCGCGTCAGGAGGTATAATCGAACTTAGTCCTGATATATTTGTCATTTTTGGAATGATGGCAACCTTAACATTTTCACCGAAACCAGGTGAAAATGTACAAGTTGAGATTATTGAATTGAGTAAAGGAAAATTTATCAACAACGAGTGGCAAAAAGAACGTATTCTTAATGGCGATGAGAAGATGCGTATTTCGTTACCTGAAACGCCAAGTTGTTTTTTAATTGAACTTTATAAATATTAA
- a CDS encoding alpha-galactosidase, protein MIQFCETTKKFMLSNATISYIIGVDAQGVLTHEYFGKAIRSVSKLGAMPEMTRNWEVQPIGDLDNLRNYSLGTVNQEFPTFGSGDFRQSALKVRFGHGGVNCDLRYDSYEILSEKHQLTTLPCAHAEEMGETLMIKLVDEVEQLEVKLYYSIYGEQPIISRSVEVVNASSQAIEIQKCLSASLDFTHGTFDFIHLNGAWGRERHIIRETIKPGAKRLASNRGITSHNQAAFIALLERDTNEFSGHVYGMQLMYSGNHVEIVEQDHYRNIRAQIGIGDDHFNWVLQPGECFEAPEAILTFSEHGLNGMSQNFHRFIENNVIPPQFNQALRPILVNNWEGTYFDFNEAKIIEMMDTACELGVDLFVLDDGWFGKRNSDNVSLGDWTVNREKLPNGLEKIAKHAEANGLMFGIWIEPEMVSIDSDLYRKHPDWVLNGYQKPLSPSRNQHILDFSRPEVVDYVFNLLKGSFANITLSYIKWDMNRNLSQVYSHYLLAGQQGEVPHRYVLGMYELAQRIRNEWPHLLIEGCSGGGGRFDLGVLSYAPQIWASDNTDAVERIKIQYGTSIIAPPSTMGAHVSAVPNHQTNRVTTLAHRANVAYGGLLGYELDITQLTDDEKACMKQQIAFYRKYQSVLQFGTFYRLLSPFDDDNEAAWMSINDDQSVAIVSYFVNQVEVSFPLRKLYPVGLLPEKLYKIESTDGKQQFEAYGDELMAIGFYVFPQLESDYSSRVYVIEMIEA, encoded by the coding sequence ATGATTCAATTTTGCGAAACAACGAAAAAATTTATGCTTTCCAATGCGACGATTAGTTATATTATAGGAGTTGATGCACAAGGCGTGTTGACTCACGAATATTTTGGTAAAGCAATTCGGTCGGTCTCCAAGTTAGGTGCAATGCCTGAGATGACACGTAATTGGGAAGTACAACCAATTGGTGATTTAGATAATTTAAGAAATTATTCTCTAGGTACTGTCAATCAAGAATTTCCAACCTTTGGGTCAGGCGATTTTAGACAATCTGCTTTAAAAGTACGCTTTGGACATGGCGGCGTCAATTGTGATTTAAGATATGATTCTTATGAAATTTTAAGCGAAAAACATCAATTAACTACTTTACCATGTGCTCATGCCGAGGAAATGGGTGAAACTTTGATGATTAAACTCGTTGATGAGGTGGAACAACTCGAAGTTAAATTATATTATTCTATTTATGGTGAACAACCGATTATTTCTCGTTCGGTAGAAGTGGTGAATGCGTCCAGTCAAGCGATTGAAATTCAAAAATGTTTAAGTGCCTCATTAGATTTTACGCATGGAACGTTTGATTTCATACATTTAAACGGAGCGTGGGGCCGGGAGCGTCATATCATCCGTGAAACGATTAAACCAGGTGCGAAGCGACTAGCAAGTAATCGAGGCATTACGAGTCATAATCAAGCTGCTTTTATTGCATTATTAGAGCGAGATACGAATGAATTTAGTGGTCATGTTTATGGTATGCAATTGATGTACAGCGGTAATCATGTAGAAATAGTTGAGCAAGACCACTATCGTAATATCCGGGCACAGATTGGTATTGGCGATGACCATTTTAATTGGGTGTTGCAACCTGGAGAATGCTTTGAGGCGCCTGAAGCGATTCTCACTTTTTCTGAACACGGCCTTAATGGAATGTCGCAAAATTTCCATCGTTTTATCGAAAATAATGTGATTCCACCGCAATTTAATCAAGCATTACGTCCAATTTTAGTCAATAATTGGGAAGGTACTTATTTTGACTTTAATGAAGCAAAAATTATTGAAATGATGGATACTGCGTGTGAATTAGGTGTTGATTTATTTGTACTTGACGATGGATGGTTTGGTAAACGTAATTCTGATAATGTTTCACTCGGTGATTGGACGGTCAATCGTGAGAAATTACCGAATGGATTGGAAAAAATTGCTAAACATGCTGAAGCAAATGGTTTGATGTTTGGTATTTGGATTGAACCTGAAATGGTATCAATTGACAGTGATTTATATCGTAAACATCCAGATTGGGTATTAAATGGCTACCAAAAACCATTATCACCGAGCCGAAACCAACATATATTAGATTTTTCAAGACCAGAAGTGGTGGATTATGTATTTAATTTGTTGAAAGGAAGTTTTGCGAATATTACACTCAGCTATATTAAGTGGGACATGAATCGTAATTTGTCACAAGTGTATTCACATTACCTTTTAGCTGGCCAACAAGGTGAAGTTCCACATCGATATGTTTTAGGTATGTATGAGTTGGCGCAACGCATTCGTAATGAATGGCCGCATCTATTAATCGAAGGATGTTCAGGTGGTGGCGGTCGGTTTGATTTAGGTGTATTGAGTTATGCACCACAAATTTGGGCGAGTGATAATACAGACGCGGTCGAGCGCATTAAGATTCAATATGGCACGTCAATCATCGCGCCGCCTTCAACAATGGGCGCCCATGTTTCAGCGGTGCCGAATCATCAAACCAATCGTGTGACGACATTAGCGCATCGAGCCAATGTAGCGTATGGTGGCTTATTAGGTTATGAGCTGGATATTACGCAATTGACCGATGATGAAAAAGCTTGTATGAAGCAACAAATTGCATTTTATCGCAAGTATCAATCGGTACTTCAATTTGGAACTTTTTACCGGTTGTTAAGTCCATTTGATGATGATAACGAAGCAGCATGGATGTCAATAAATGATGACCAATCCGTAGCTATTGTGTCGTATTTTGTCAATCAGGTTGAGGTATCTTTTCCGCTACGCAAATTATATCCAGTCGGACTTCTACCTGAAAAGTTATACAAAATTGAGTCGACGGACGGCAAGCAACAATTTGAAGCCTATGGCGATGAATTGATGGCAATTGGTTTCTATGTGTTTCCGCAGTTGGAGTCGGATTATTCTTCGCGTGTGTATGTGATTGAGATGATTGAAGCATAA
- a CDS encoding carbohydrate ABC transporter permease has product MKKLKLSTLFLHVMLITIAITMLLPFIWMVLTSFKTVTESTSMDPFVIFPKKWLFSNYKEVLAKHNFLILYFNTFVLIVARIASSVLFSAMAAYAFARIKFPGRNFLFTLVLIQMMIPTQVFIVPQYLMIDSLNLRNTLFALIFPGIVNAFGTFLLRQFFMGLPHSLEEAAYIEGANVGQTFFKIMLPLAKSGLIALGIFTALFAFKDLMWPLIINSQADKATLSSALSKIQGAHGVNYPELMAASFLAMWPMVVIYILFQKQFIDGIATSGGKL; this is encoded by the coding sequence ATGAAAAAACTAAAATTATCAACACTGTTTTTACATGTAATGTTAATCACTATCGCAATAACGATGTTGTTACCGTTTATTTGGATGGTTCTTACTTCTTTTAAAACAGTGACAGAATCAACGTCGATGGACCCATTTGTGATTTTTCCAAAGAAATGGTTATTTTCTAATTACAAAGAGGTACTTGCTAAACATAATTTCTTGATTTTGTACTTTAATACGTTTGTTTTAATTGTGGCACGGATTGCTTCATCGGTACTATTCAGTGCGATGGCGGCCTATGCGTTTGCTAGAATTAAGTTTCCTGGACGAAATTTCTTGTTTACACTCGTCTTAATTCAAATGATGATACCAACACAAGTATTTATTGTGCCACAATATTTGATGATTGATTCGTTAAATCTGCGCAATACACTATTTGCATTAATTTTCCCAGGGATTGTCAATGCCTTTGGAACATTTTTATTGAGACAATTTTTCATGGGACTGCCGCATTCTTTAGAAGAAGCCGCTTATATTGAAGGTGCGAATGTAGGGCAGACATTCTTTAAAATTATGCTACCGTTAGCAAAATCAGGTTTGATTGCTTTAGGTATTTTTACAGCCTTATTCGCCTTTAAAGATTTGATGTGGCCATTAATTATTAACTCACAAGCTGATAAAGCAACCTTATCATCTGCTTTATCGAAAATTCAAGGTGCTCATGGCGTCAATTATCCAGAATTGATGGCAGCTTCATTTTTAGCGATGTGGCCAATGGTTGTCATCTATATTTTATTCCAAAAACAATTTATTGATGGTATTGCAACTTCTGGTGGTAAGTTATAG
- a CDS encoding sugar ABC transporter permease, with product MKSKRKMNHWLWGYAFVAPTIIGLMILNIIPAFQTLYMSFFKTGAFGKGNIFVGWENYQRLFSDKQVWQATWNTLKYTLLVVPITIVFALLLAVILNSKIKGRHIYRTIFFLPMVAAPAAVTMVWKWLYHNQFGLMNHLLKAIGLKPINWMENPDITIYSIAIIGIWSAVGYSMVLLLAGLQEIPKDYYEASIIDGASKWRQFKDITIPLLSPHLFFVFVTSMIQAMQVFDVIYMMIEVRNPAYNNTVSLVYLFYNNTFKYGDRGYGATIVMLLLLIIAMITAFQMYIQKRWVNYMGD from the coding sequence GTGAAATCAAAACGAAAAATGAATCACTGGTTGTGGGGCTATGCATTTGTAGCCCCTACAATTATTGGATTAATGATATTAAATATTATTCCTGCTTTTCAAACACTGTATATGAGTTTCTTTAAAACAGGTGCATTTGGTAAAGGGAATATTTTTGTTGGCTGGGAAAATTATCAACGGTTATTTTCGGATAAACAAGTATGGCAGGCAACATGGAATACATTGAAATATACACTGCTTGTTGTACCAATTACCATTGTATTCGCATTATTGTTGGCAGTCATTCTTAATTCAAAAATTAAAGGACGGCATATTTATCGAACTATCTTTTTCCTACCGATGGTAGCAGCTCCAGCGGCAGTGACGATGGTGTGGAAATGGTTGTACCATAATCAATTTGGGTTGATGAATCACTTATTAAAGGCAATAGGTTTAAAGCCCATCAATTGGATGGAAAATCCAGATATTACAATTTATTCAATTGCCATTATTGGTATTTGGAGTGCAGTAGGATATTCGATGGTATTGTTACTAGCTGGATTGCAAGAAATACCAAAAGACTACTATGAAGCATCGATTATTGATGGCGCATCCAAGTGGCGTCAATTTAAAGACATTACAATACCATTATTATCACCGCATTTGTTCTTCGTCTTTGTGACAAGTATGATTCAAGCGATGCAAGTATTTGATGTGATTTATATGATGATTGAAGTGAGAAATCCAGCGTACAATAATACGGTGTCACTCGTATACCTGTTTTATAATAATACATTTAAATATGGTGACCGTGGCTATGGTGCAACCATTGTTATGTTATTGTTATTGATTATCGCGATGATTACGGCCTTTCAAATGTATATTCAAAAACGTTGGGTCAATTATATGGGGGATTAA